From Thamnophis elegans isolate rThaEle1 chromosome 12, rThaEle1.pri, whole genome shotgun sequence, one genomic window encodes:
- the GMFG gene encoding glia maturation factor gamma, translating to MLHPIIGNYFLPICLSFASVSVFPFASVGGCPELKSNTSCTTGQKAPNSELQDFNRRGETTGDPPQGRMSDSLVVCDVDPSLIEKLKKFRFQKETNNTALIMKVDKDRQLVILEEEFQDISLEQLSSELPERQPRFIVYSYRYTHDDGRISYPLCFIFSSPAGCKPEQQMMYAGSKNRLVQAAELTKVFEIRSTEELTEQWLKERLAFFR from the exons ATGCTCCACCCCATCATCGGCAATTACTTCCTCCCAATCTGTCTTTCCTTTgcatctgtctctgtctttccctTTGCATCTGTCGGAGGGTGTCCCGAGCTGAAGAGCAACACATCCTGCACAACAGGGCAGAAAGCACCGAACTCGGAGCTGCAAGATTTCAACAGACGAGGAGAGACGACTGGAGATCCTCCGCAGGGCAGAATG TCAGATTCCCTGGTTGTGTGTGATGTGGATCCGTCGCTGATCGAGAAACTAAAGAAATTTCGTTTCCAGAAGGAGACTAACAACACAGCTTTAATTA TGAAAGTTGACAAAGACAGACAACTGGTGATTCTGGAGGAGGAATTTCAG GACATTTCCCTGGAGCAGCTGAGCAGTGAGCTACCTGAGCGCCAGCCCCG ATTCATCGTCTACAGCTACAGATACACGCACGACGATGGGCGCATCTCTTACCCACTTTGCTTCATCTTCTCCAGTCCGGCGG gGTGCAAGCCGGAACAGCAGATGATGTacgctgggagcaaaaacaggctggtTCAGGCAGCTGAGCTCACAAAG gTCTTTGAGATCCGTTCCACAGAAGAGCTGACGGAACAGTGGCTCAAAGAGCGGCTGGCTTTTTTCCGTTAA
- the SAMD4B gene encoding protein Smaug homolog 2 codes for MMFRDQVGILAGWFKGWNECEQTVALLSLLKRISRTQARFLQLCLEHSLADCTEIHVLESEANSAAVINQWHQEPKDKVVSLLLSHLPLLQPGNADAKAEYMKLLQKVLAYSIESNLFIEESRQLLSYALIHPATTLDDRSSLALWLNHLEERLSSGYPSQGRARPDAAYHSRQGSDDWQGPGETGLGDLGHGWQEKAPRENGHMSFHPAGSGINSLGSSSGSTALPCQIHPSPLKRSMSLIPTGQQVPSEWMNVEEMGARPAFISSGEHAPLSPQSSVASSGSEQTEEPPSSRNTFQEDGSGMKDVPSWLKSLRLHKYAALFSQMTYEEMMTLTEQHLESQNVTKGARHKIALSIQKLRERQSVLKSLEKDVLEGGNLWNALQELQQILTTPIKAFHTLHAASASKEAQPLAAEPRGGPTLGLEKSSNEDKEATDDPFPPPTGSPCDGESGAAPIAEGDIAGQFTRVMGKVCTQLLVSRPDEENITSYLQLIEKCLMHEAFTETQKKRLLSWKQQVLKLLRTFPRKAVLDMQGYRPQKGWAFGSNSLPIAGSVGVGVARRGQRQFQMPPRAIPPSRMGILSPVGIGGVSPRHGLTSPNLGSQGRQNLWFANPGGSNSMPGQNRSSVQRTHSLPVHTSPQAILMFPQDCQLPGTDLEINPTLESLCLSMTEHALGDGTDKTSTI; via the exons ATGATGTTCCGGGATCAGGTGGGCATCCTGGCCGGCTGGTTCAAGGGCTGGAACGAATGTGAGCAGACGGTCGCCCTGCTCTCCCTCCTCAAGCGCATCTCTCGCACCCAAGCCCGCTTTCTGCAGCTGTGCCTGGAGCACTCGCTGGCCGACTGCACAGAGATCCACGTCCTGGAGTCTGAAGCTAACAGCGCAG ccgtCATCAACCAATGGCACCAAGAGCCCAAAGACAAAGTGGTCTCCCTGCTCCTCTCCCACCTGCCCCTCCTCCAGCCCGGCAACGCAGACGCCAAGGCCGAGTACATGAAGCTGTTGCAGAAGGTGCTGGCCTACTCCATCGAGAGCAACCTCTTCATCGAGGAGAGCCGGCAGCTGCTCTCCTACGCCCTCATCCACCCGGCCACCACCCTGGACGACCGCAGCTCCCTGGCCCTGTGGCTCAACCATCTGGAGGAGCGACTTTCCAGCGGCTACCCCAGCCAAGGCCGGGCGCGGCCAGACGCGGCCTACCACTCGCGCCAAGGCTCCGACGACTGGCAAGGTCCTGGGGAGACGGGCCTCGGAGACCTGGGCCACGGTTGGCAGGAGAAGGCGCCGCGGGAAAACGGGCACATGTCCTTCCACCCTGCCGGCTCGGGCATCAATAGTCTTGGGAGCAGCTCGGGCAGCACAG CGCTTCCTTGCCAAATCCACCCCAGCCCGCTGAAGCGCTCCATGTCGCTCATCCCCACGGGACAGCAGGTCCCCAGCGAGTGGATGAACGTGGAGGAGATGGGGGCCCGGCCGGCCTTCATCTCCAGCGGGGAGCACGCGCCCCTCTCGCCCCAGAGCAGCGTGGCCTCCTCAGGCAGCGAGCAGACGGAGGAGCCGCCCAGCAGTCGGAACACCTTTCAGGAGGACGGCAGCGGCATGAAAG ATGTTCCCTCGTGGCTGAAGAGCCTCCGTCTCCACAAATACGCAGCCCTTTTCTCCCAAATGACTTACGAAGAGATGATGACTCTCACAGAGCAACATCTGGAATCGCAG AATGTGACCAAAGGAGCGAGGCACAAAATTGCCTTAAGTATCCAAAAGTTGCGCGAAAGGCAGAGTGTCCTGAAGTCCTTGGAGAAG gACGTTTTGGAAGGGGGCAACCTATGGAATGCACTCCAGGAACTGCAGCAGATCCTCACCACCCCCATCAAGGCCTTCCACACTCTGCATGCTGCGTCCGCCTCCAAGGAGGCCCAGCCACTGGCAGCTGAGCCGAGAGGGGGGCCCACGCTGGGCCTGGAGAAAAGCAGCAACGAGGACAAGGAAGCCACCGACGACCCCTTCCCGCCCCCAACAGGCTCCCCGTGCGACGGAGAATCCGGAGCGGCACCGATCGCCGAAGGGGACATTGCAGGCCAGTTCACTCGCGTGATGGGTAAAG TGTGCACGCAGTTGCTCGTCTCCCGGCCAGACGAGGAGAACATCACCAGTTACCTCCAACTGATCGAGAAGTGCTTGATGCACGAG GCCTTCACCGAGACCCAGAAAAAGCGCCTCTTGTCCTGGAAGCAGCAGGTCCTGAAGTTGCTCCGGACCTTCCCGAGGAAGGCCGTGCTGGACATGCAGGGCTATCGCCCCCAGAAAGG GTGGGCCTTTGGCTCCAACTCTCTCCCCATAGCTGGatctgtgggggtgggggtggcccgCCGAGGACAGAGGCAGTTCCAGATGCCCCCCCGTGCCATCCCCCCAAGCCGCATGGGGATCCTGAGTCCGGTGGGGATTGGAGGGGTCTCCCCACGGCACGGACTGACCAGCCCGAATCTGGGGAGCCAAGGTCGGCAG AACCTCTGGTTTGCCAATCCCGGGGGCAGCAACAGCATGCCTGGCCAGAACCGCAGCTCGGTCCAGCGGACCCACTCTCTGCCCGTCCACACCTCCCCTCAGGCCATCCTCATGTTCCCACAGG ATTGCCAGCT